The following are from one region of the Stigmatella ashevillena genome:
- a CDS encoding SGNH/GDSL hydrolase family protein: protein MTRVLFIGNSYTSVNDLPGMLASLVKHGMPGTAFLTETLAPGGATLRSHLRQGVAPQRIREGRWQYVVLQEQSQLGGMHIDGVAFLGQPEALFFPAARQLAAQASSAGARPLFYMTWSRREDLPAQRLLTDAYARIASELGAVLAPAGVAWERVRRERPELELYAEDGSHPAPAGTYLSACVLFSSIFRQPCQATPVPSVPLTGDLVRYLQRVGSEVALAEPLPELAAPLPPPPVLPGLPPGEPLEPARLAGPWRGTLNLYPKAQGMSPALLNLALEAQGMGVSGRARLTMRSQSAEAPISLRVEADAVSFSIRDPSFLEASVAFRGVLRDGALQGVASAEDPQGGQWYGSWTARPETP from the coding sequence ATGACCCGCGTCCTCTTCATCGGCAACAGCTACACCTCGGTCAACGACCTGCCGGGGATGCTCGCGTCCTTGGTGAAGCACGGGATGCCCGGGACTGCCTTCCTCACCGAGACCCTCGCTCCTGGAGGAGCCACCCTGCGTTCGCACCTGCGGCAAGGGGTGGCCCCCCAGCGCATCCGCGAGGGTCGCTGGCAGTACGTGGTGCTTCAGGAGCAAAGCCAGCTCGGCGGGATGCACATCGATGGCGTGGCGTTCCTGGGACAACCCGAGGCGCTCTTCTTCCCCGCCGCGCGCCAGCTCGCGGCCCAAGCCAGCTCGGCGGGCGCACGCCCCCTGTTCTACATGACCTGGTCGCGCCGGGAGGACTTGCCCGCGCAAAGGCTGCTCACCGATGCCTACGCGCGCATTGCCTCCGAGCTTGGGGCGGTCCTCGCCCCCGCGGGCGTGGCCTGGGAGCGCGTGCGGCGCGAACGGCCCGAACTCGAACTGTACGCCGAGGATGGAAGTCACCCCGCCCCTGCGGGGACGTACCTGTCCGCCTGCGTGCTGTTCTCGTCGATCTTCCGCCAGCCCTGTCAGGCAACCCCGGTGCCCTCCGTGCCACTGACGGGAGACCTCGTGCGCTATCTGCAACGGGTGGGCTCTGAAGTGGCCCTGGCGGAGCCCCTGCCCGAGCTGGCGGCTCCCCTTCCACCGCCCCCCGTGCTTCCAGGCCTTCCCCCTGGTGAGCCTCTCGAACCCGCGCGGCTCGCGGGCCCATGGCGGGGCACCTTGAACCTCTACCCGAAAGCACAGGGCATGTCCCCGGCCCTCCTGAACCTGGCCCTGGAGGCCCAAGGCATGGGGGTCTCAGGCCGCGCACGCCTCACGATGCGAAGCCAATCCGCTGAAGCGCCGATCAGCCTCCGTGTGGAGGCAGACGCCGTCTCATTTTCCATCCGCGACCCCTCTTTCCTGGAAGCCTCGGTGGCGTTTCGTGGGGTTCTGAGAGACGGGGCGCTCCAGGGGGTCGCCTCCGCGGAAGATCCTCAGGGAGGCCAGTGGTACGGCTCGTGGACAGCACGTCCGGAGACACCGTGA
- a CDS encoding family 43 glycosylhydrolase produces MKWTITDDCAGRPQSLKLSSLVLAPLLLTATLHCGDGTMSPLPHGGGTGPEEVGATPLAAACTPGSSGNPFVSGWYADPDMKIYNGVYWVYPTYSAPYDAQTHLDAFSSPDLITWTKHSKVLDKANVSWATRAIWAPSPIFRNNTYYLYFGANDIQSDGQLGGIGVAKSNNPAGPYVDAIGRPLISKFINGAQPIDQNIFIDDDGQAYLYYGGWGHCNIVKVNSDMISLDNASFKEITPSGYVEGALMFKRNGKYYLMWSEGGWTGPDYRVSYAVASSPLGPFPKAGTILSQNAAIGTGSGHNTVVNVPGTDDWYIFYHRRPLGETDGNHRVLSYDRMYFNSDGTIKPVEMTSQDNFCDGNALGWTSYGATWTVSNGRYVNQQQPDAKALLNTNYSALSLEADVTPGASGDAGLIFRVSSPGAGLDAYKGYYAGVAAGSDRVVLGRANGGAWTELASAAATIDANVTYHLAVVANGDRISVYLNRSTVPTLTATDATYASGAVGVRAHDSAAAFDNVSASKPPGAIFYADGGYGGLGISLNAGNYTLAQLNAAGIPNDWMSSLRVPAGWTVQVYQNNDFAGTMWKFTADTPLLPAEANDQMSSVKISAQ; encoded by the coding sequence ATGAAATGGACGATCACTGATGATTGTGCGGGCCGCCCGCAGTCCTTGAAGCTGAGCAGCCTGGTGCTGGCACCGCTGCTGCTGACCGCGACGCTCCACTGTGGCGACGGGACAATGTCTCCCCTCCCCCATGGCGGAGGCACTGGCCCCGAAGAGGTGGGGGCCACGCCCCTGGCGGCGGCGTGCACTCCCGGCAGCTCTGGCAATCCCTTCGTGAGCGGCTGGTACGCCGATCCGGACATGAAGATCTACAACGGCGTGTACTGGGTCTATCCGACGTACTCCGCGCCCTATGACGCGCAGACGCATCTGGACGCCTTCTCATCTCCGGATCTCATCACCTGGACGAAGCACTCCAAGGTGCTGGACAAGGCGAACGTGTCCTGGGCAACCCGGGCCATCTGGGCGCCGTCGCCCATCTTCCGCAACAATACCTATTATCTCTACTTCGGAGCCAACGACATCCAGAGCGACGGGCAGCTCGGCGGCATCGGGGTCGCGAAGTCCAACAACCCCGCCGGCCCCTACGTCGACGCCATTGGCCGCCCCCTGATCAGCAAGTTCATCAATGGGGCGCAGCCGATCGATCAAAACATCTTCATCGACGACGACGGCCAAGCCTACCTCTATTACGGCGGCTGGGGGCACTGCAACATCGTCAAGGTCAACAGTGACATGATCAGCCTGGACAACGCGTCCTTCAAGGAGATCACCCCGTCTGGCTATGTCGAGGGCGCGCTGATGTTCAAGCGCAATGGGAAGTACTACCTGATGTGGTCCGAGGGCGGGTGGACGGGGCCGGACTATCGCGTGTCGTATGCCGTGGCCAGCTCGCCGCTGGGGCCCTTCCCCAAGGCGGGGACGATTCTCAGCCAGAATGCAGCCATCGGCACCGGCTCAGGCCACAACACGGTCGTCAACGTCCCTGGAACAGACGACTGGTACATCTTCTACCACCGCCGTCCGCTCGGAGAGACGGATGGGAATCACCGCGTGCTCTCCTATGACCGCATGTATTTCAACAGCGACGGGACGATCAAACCGGTCGAGATGACCAGCCAGGACAACTTCTGCGATGGCAACGCGCTGGGCTGGACCTCCTACGGCGCGACGTGGACTGTGTCGAACGGCCGGTATGTCAATCAGCAGCAGCCCGACGCCAAGGCCTTGCTGAACACAAACTACTCCGCGCTGTCCTTGGAGGCCGATGTCACGCCGGGCGCCTCCGGGGACGCGGGGTTGATCTTCCGGGTGAGCAGCCCGGGGGCCGGGCTCGACGCTTACAAGGGTTACTACGCGGGCGTCGCCGCGGGCAGCGACAGGGTGGTGCTGGGCAGGGCGAATGGAGGGGCCTGGACCGAGCTTGCAAGTGCCGCGGCGACGATCGATGCGAACGTCACCTACCACCTCGCGGTCGTGGCCAACGGCGACCGCATCTCGGTCTATCTGAACCGGTCGACGGTCCCCACCCTCACGGCCACCGACGCCACGTATGCCTCAGGCGCGGTCGGAGTCCGAGCCCATGACAGCGCAGCCGCGTTCGACAACGTGAGCGCATCGAAGCCGCCCGGAGCCATCTTCTACGCGGACGGCGGGTACGGCGGTCTCGGAATCTCGCTGAACGCCGGGAACTACACGCTCGCGCAGCTCAACGCGGCGGGCATCCCCAACGATTGGATGAGCTCGCTCAGAGTCCCTGCCGGCTGGACAGTGCAGGTCTATCAGAACAACGATTTCGCCGGGACGATGTGGAAGTTCACGGCGGATACGCCGCTGCTTCCCGCAGAAGCCAACGATCAGATGTCGTCGGTGAAGATCTCCGCGCAGTAA